The Ficedula albicollis isolate OC2 chromosome 6, FicAlb1.5, whole genome shotgun sequence genome has a window encoding:
- the BMPR1A gene encoding bone morphogenetic protein receptor type-1A: MTRLRLHEQLLGAYLIIILHVQGQKLDSMLHGTGMKTNSDQKKQANGVTLAPEDTLPFLKCYCSGHCPDDAINNTCITNGHCFAIIEEDEHGEPTLASGCMKYEGSDFQCKDSPKAQLRRTIECCRTDFCNQDLQPTLPPLDSTDGLFDGSIRWMAVLISMAVCIIVMVILFSCFCYKHYCKSMAKRHCYNRDLEQDEAFIPAGESLKDLIDQSQSSGSGSGLPLLVQRTIAKQIQMVRQVGKGRYGEVWMGKWRGEKVAVKVFFTTEEASWFRETEIYQTVLMRHENILGFIAADIKGTGSWTQLYLITDYHENGSLYDFLKCTTLDNRALLKLAYSAACGLCHLHTEIYGTQGKPAIAHRDLKSKNILIKKNGTCCIADLGLAVKFNSDTNEVDVPLNTRVGTKRYMAPEVLDESLNKNHFQPYIMADIYSFGLIIWEMARRCVTGGIVEEYQLPYYDMVSNDPSYEDMREVVCVKRLRPVVSNRWNSDECLRAILKLMSECWAHNPASRLTALRIKKTLAKMVESQDVKI; encoded by the exons GTCAAAAGCTAGACAGCATGCTTCATGGTACAGGAATGAAGACAAATTCTGaccaaaagaaacaagcaaatgGAGTAACACTTGCTCCAGAGGACACCTTACCTTTTCTTAAATGCTACTGCTCAGGACATTGTCCAGATGATGCTATTAACAACACGTGCAT AACTAATGGGCATTGCTTTGCTATCATTGAGGAGGATGAACATGGAGAACCCACGCTTGCTTCTGGCTGCATGAAGTATGAAGGTTCAGACTTCCAGTGCAAG GACTCACCTAAAGCTCAGTTACGTCGAACGATTGAGTGCTGTCGTACTGATTTCTGCAATCAGGATTTGCAACCAACATTACCACCTCTTGATAGTACAG ATGGACTTTTTGATGGCAGCATTCGTTGGATGGCAGTGTTGATTTCTATGGCAGTCTGCATAATTGTCATGGTCATCTTATTTAGCTGCTTTTGTTACAA GCATTACTGTAAGTCAATGGCAAAGAGGCACTGTTATAATCGTGACCTGGAACAAGATGAAGCATTTATTCCAGCTGGGGAGTCTTTAAAAGACCTTATTGATCAGTCACAGAGTTCTGGGAGTGGATCAGGACTACCACTGTTG GTTCAGCGCACTATTGCCAAGCAAATTCAGATGGTGAGGCAAGTTGGAAAAGGACGATATGGTGAAGTGTGGATGGGCAAATGGAGGGGTGAAAAAGTGGCAGTCAAAGTGTTTTTCACCACAGAAGAAGCAAGCTGGTTCCGAGAAACAGAGATTTACCAGACTGTTCTCATGCGGCACGAAAACATCCTCG GTTTCATAGCAGCAGATATTAAAGGCACTGGCTCCTGGACACAGCTTTACTTGATCACAGATTATCATGAAAATGGCTCATTGTATGATTTTCTGAAGTGCACTACGCTGGACAACAGGGCTCTGCTCAAACTGGCCTATTCTGCTGCATGTGGCCTGTGCCACCTGCACACAGAAATCTATGGGACACAAGGCAAGCCAGCAATTGCACACAGGGACCTGAAGAGTAAAAACATCCTGATAAAGAAAAACGGAACCTGCTGCATTGCAGACTTGGGTCTTGCAGTCAAGTTTAACAG TGACACAAATGAAGTTGACGTTCCCTTGAACACTAGAGTGGGAACAAAACGTTACATGGCTCCAGAAGTCCTGGATGAAAGCCTGAACAAAAACCATTTCCAGCCATACATCATGGCTGACATCTACAGTTTTGGGCTGATCATCTGGGAAATGGCTCGGCGCTGTGTCACAGGAG GTATTGTTGAAGAGTATCAGTTGCCATATTATGACATGGTGTCAAATGATCCATCCTATGAAGACATGAGAGAAGTGGTGTGTGTCAAACGCCTGCGCCCAGTGGTGTCAAACAGATGGAACAGCGATGAA tgtCTAAGAGCAATATTGAAGTTGATGTCTGAGTGCTGGGCTCATAATCCTGCCTCCAGGCTCACTGCCTTGAGGATCAAGAAGACACTTGCCAAGATGGTGGAATCACAAGATGTAAAGATTTGA
- the MMRN2 gene encoding multimerin-2 isoform X2: MLVELLLVCSTAGLAKLAEGAAHHGYRDGSGHSLEPRVHETPAHPQRTPLPRQGGYWEAEGLREDTQDYPSSVISSHQEERGESEAASPQPQNGNWCSFTQSRLVTYIEACMKEKYIVNSQQPCPNGAPDCQKIMYRTALKPVYQVKQKVLKSLQWKCCPGFIGKDCEQRAHQERLLQQVLFPHVENFIRKHFNPMWTSFSNSLENLSNIVSNLSHDVEANKKSIERFQESTVPKKEFQELGTKFESKVQENIVKVDQAKRDIENQVQMQHANMHYNLSMIKADIDTKLKKLHKIQQSHFIALNNSIANMKQEQNLLENKLEALKKNLTELSLHHGPKDENSQLTIKHMNDILSGHAKQLKELYMESDVAFQNIAVLERWFKELKKNISKYRPEDLTITLAEKSVIMEENNAAMERQISELNYTLSNLQENYSDLLRYMEECNCQRVSTDTDGLEEDPRNSTYSLEDIQPKDMKRLESVFRDFFKSEIEELSSAIPSIHLSLNLRQEENRQLQSQVMAFSEDLGLLKKKDEEIHRHIKYLNSSFSSLLKDAMRHEEALEALLRHEFLDIFFEDDFSSLIPSVFQLQESLRYFSDKLQEQNVTLESLKKRFHPSERRHQNNHDAHTPPKHPKEETQTSSTLHEVSSQRSIIEHMEPNYEAAKDDSLDSSTYNDITTLKNDIKHLSLAIKRHESRGDVTLCCNHTIANAIEPLNISVETLSADLATMKRNLEEHLVTFKKLFGSNEELGASNISVDVTKIQSMLNKKGRRQQKGQEKPRDKKRPEKHRENTQTISGRNALQTELVQKDSLVAFHVGFSERKDKEKTVRFNETYLNYGNSYFSEHGHFKAPHKGVYLFVISVEFSSGPALGQLSFSRGYKRTLSSSQRKTPHGNTVTSFAMAEMEKGETVCFELLQGSVVKRSPPGTTMGGFLISKT; encoded by the exons GAACTGGTGTTCCTTCACGCAGTCCCGGCTGGTCACATACATAGAAGCCTGCATGAAGGAGAAGTACATTGTGAACTCCCAACAGCCCTGCCCAAATGGAGCCCCAGACTGCCAGAAGATCAT GTACAGGACAGCTCTGAAGCCAGTCTACCAAGTGAAACAGAAGGTTTTGAAATCTTTGCAGTGGAAATGCTGCCCTGGATTTATTGGCAAGGACTGTGAACAGCGTG CTCATCAGGAAAGGCTTCTGCAGCAAGTTTTGTTTCCTCATGTGGAGAATTTTATAAGGAAACATTTTAACCCAATGTGGACAAGCTTCAGCAACAGCTTAGAGAACCTCTCCAACATAGTAAGTAACCTGTCCCATGATGTGGAAGCCAACAAGAAAAGCATTGAAAGATTCCAGGAGAGCACTGTGCCCAAGAAGGaattccaggagctgggaactAAATTTGAATCAAAAGTCCAAGAAAACATAGTGAAAGTTGATCAGGCAAAAAGAGATATAGAGAACCAAGTGCAAATGCAGCACGCTAATATGCACTATAATCTCAGCATGATCAAGGCAGATATTGACACAAAACTCAAGAAGCTTCATAAGATACAGCAGTCCCATTTCATAGCTTTGAACAACAGCATAGCAAACATGAAACAAGAGCAAAAccttcttgaaaataaattggaggctttgaaaaaaaatttaacagaaCTCTCTTTACATCATGGTCCCAAAGATGAAAACAGCCAATTAACCATCAAACATATGAATGACATTCTGTCAGGGCATGCAAAGCAGCTTAAAGAACTTTACATGGAGTCAGATGTGGCCTTTCAGAATATTGCAGTTTTAGAGAGGTGGTTTAAGGAgttaaagaaaaacatctcaaaGTATAGGCCAGAAGATCTTACAATAACTTTAGCTGAGAAATCCGTTATCATGGAAGAAAACAACGCAGCAATGGAAAGGCAGATATCAGAGCTCAATTACACCCTCTCAAACCTTCAGGAAAACTATTCCGATCTGCTGCGGTACATGGAGGAATGCAATTGCCAGAGAGTATCTACTGACACTGATGGACTGGAGGAAGATCCAAGGAATAGCACTTACTCCCTTGAAGACATCCAGCCAAAGGATATGAAGCGCTTGGAGTCTGTTTTCAGAGATTTCTTCAAGAGTGAAATTGAAGAGCTCTCCTCGGCTATTCCATCCATCCATTTGTCTCTGAACCTCCGCCAAGAAGAGAACAGACAGCTTCAGTCACAGGTTATGGCTTTTTCAGAAGACTTAGGCTTGCTGAAGAAGAAAGACGAAGAAATTCATCGACACATCAAGTATCTCAACAGTTCTTTTAGCTCTCTCTTGAAAGATGCAATGCGGCACGAAGAAGCACTGGAGGCTTTACTGAGACATGAATTTCTGGATATCTTTTTTGAAGATGACTTTAGTAGCCTAATACCATCAGTATTTCAGCTGCAAGAATCTCTCAGATACTTCTCAGATAAACTGCAAGAACAAAATGTGACTTTAGAATCTCTTAAGAAGAGATTTCATCCCTCGGAGAGACGTCACCAGAATAATCATGATGCTCACACACCACCTAAGCACCCCAAGGAGGAAACACAAACCTCCTCTACTCTACATGAAGTCAGCAGCCAACGCAGCATCATAGAACACATGGAGCCTAACTATGAGGCTGCCAAAGATGACTCCTTGGATAGCTCAACTTACAATGACATCACGACTCTGAAGAATGATATCAAACACCTGAGCCTGGCAATCAAGAGGCATGAATCCAGAGGTGATGTGACTCTCTGCTGCAATCATACAATAGCAAATGCAATTGAGCCACTCAACATTTCTGTAGAAACTCTTTCTGCAGATTTAGCAACCATGAAGCGGAATCTGGAGGAACATCTGGTGacttttaaaaagctatttGGAAGTAACGAAGAATTAGGTGCCTCAAATATAAGTGTGGATGTTACAAAGATTCAGTCAATGCtgaacaaaaaaggaagaaggcaACAGAAGGGTCAAGAGAAGCCACGAGACAAGAAAAGGCCtgagaagcacagagaaaatacacaaacaatAAGTGGAAGAAATGCACTGCAGACAGAACTTGTGCAAAAAG attcATTGGTGGCATTCCACGTGGGATTCTCAGAAagaaaggataaagaaaaaacagtgagGTTTAATGAAACGTACCTCAATTATGGAAACAGCTATTTCTCTGAACACGGCCACTTTAAAGCACCGCACAAAGGTGTCTACCTGTTTGTCATCTCTGTGGAGTTCAGCTCAGGACCAGCACTGGGACAACTCTCCTTCAGCCGTGGGTACAAAAGAACTCTCTCAAGCAGCCAGAGGAAAACCCCACATGGGAACACCGTGACTTCTTTTGCTATGGCAGAAATGGAGAAGGGGGAGACAGTGTGCTTTGAATTGCTGCAAGGTTCTGTAGTGAAACGAAGCCCACCTGGGACAACTATGGGTGGATTCCTAATATCTAAAACTTGA
- the MMRN2 gene encoding multimerin-2 isoform X1 yields MLVELLLVCSTAGLAKLAEGAAHHGYRDGSGHSLEPRVHETPAHPQRTPLPRQGGYWEAEGLREDTQDYPSSVISSHQEERGESEAASPQPQNGNWCSFTQSRLVTYIEACMKEKYIVNSQQPCPNGAPDCQKIMYRTALKPVYQVKQKVLKSLQWKCCPGFIGKDCEQRDPNFILVPGTETEGREEEFSNHMSTSVDAREMFEVIQNHEALLDDLQSDIHQAASTLGDLQRLIENNGTSMVLEVNQSNSAHQERLLQQVLFPHVENFIRKHFNPMWTSFSNSLENLSNIVSNLSHDVEANKKSIERFQESTVPKKEFQELGTKFESKVQENIVKVDQAKRDIENQVQMQHANMHYNLSMIKADIDTKLKKLHKIQQSHFIALNNSIANMKQEQNLLENKLEALKKNLTELSLHHGPKDENSQLTIKHMNDILSGHAKQLKELYMESDVAFQNIAVLERWFKELKKNISKYRPEDLTITLAEKSVIMEENNAAMERQISELNYTLSNLQENYSDLLRYMEECNCQRVSTDTDGLEEDPRNSTYSLEDIQPKDMKRLESVFRDFFKSEIEELSSAIPSIHLSLNLRQEENRQLQSQVMAFSEDLGLLKKKDEEIHRHIKYLNSSFSSLLKDAMRHEEALEALLRHEFLDIFFEDDFSSLIPSVFQLQESLRYFSDKLQEQNVTLESLKKRFHPSERRHQNNHDAHTPPKHPKEETQTSSTLHEVSSQRSIIEHMEPNYEAAKDDSLDSSTYNDITTLKNDIKHLSLAIKRHESRGDVTLCCNHTIANAIEPLNISVETLSADLATMKRNLEEHLVTFKKLFGSNEELGASNISVDVTKIQSMLNKKGRRQQKGQEKPRDKKRPEKHRENTQTISGRNALQTELVQKDSLVAFHVGFSERKDKEKTVRFNETYLNYGNSYFSEHGHFKAPHKGVYLFVISVEFSSGPALGQLSFSRGYKRTLSSSQRKTPHGNTVTSFAMAEMEKGETVCFELLQGSVVKRSPPGTTMGGFLISKT; encoded by the exons GAACTGGTGTTCCTTCACGCAGTCCCGGCTGGTCACATACATAGAAGCCTGCATGAAGGAGAAGTACATTGTGAACTCCCAACAGCCCTGCCCAAATGGAGCCCCAGACTGCCAGAAGATCAT GTACAGGACAGCTCTGAAGCCAGTCTACCAAGTGAAACAGAAGGTTTTGAAATCTTTGCAGTGGAAATGCTGCCCTGGATTTATTGGCAAGGACTGTGAACAGCGTG ATCCTAATTTTATTCTGGTGCCAGGAACTGAAACTGAAGGGCGAGAAGAAGAGTTCTCAAACCACA TGTCAACATCAGTGGATGCAAGAGAAATGTTCGAAGTCATTCAAAATCATGAGGCTTTACTGGATGATCTTCAAAGTGATATTCATCAAGCAGCCAGCACCTTAGGTGACTTACAGAGACTAATTGAAAACAACGGTACAAGCATGGTGTTAGAAGTGAACCAGAGCAATTCAG CTCATCAGGAAAGGCTTCTGCAGCAAGTTTTGTTTCCTCATGTGGAGAATTTTATAAGGAAACATTTTAACCCAATGTGGACAAGCTTCAGCAACAGCTTAGAGAACCTCTCCAACATAGTAAGTAACCTGTCCCATGATGTGGAAGCCAACAAGAAAAGCATTGAAAGATTCCAGGAGAGCACTGTGCCCAAGAAGGaattccaggagctgggaactAAATTTGAATCAAAAGTCCAAGAAAACATAGTGAAAGTTGATCAGGCAAAAAGAGATATAGAGAACCAAGTGCAAATGCAGCACGCTAATATGCACTATAATCTCAGCATGATCAAGGCAGATATTGACACAAAACTCAAGAAGCTTCATAAGATACAGCAGTCCCATTTCATAGCTTTGAACAACAGCATAGCAAACATGAAACAAGAGCAAAAccttcttgaaaataaattggaggctttgaaaaaaaatttaacagaaCTCTCTTTACATCATGGTCCCAAAGATGAAAACAGCCAATTAACCATCAAACATATGAATGACATTCTGTCAGGGCATGCAAAGCAGCTTAAAGAACTTTACATGGAGTCAGATGTGGCCTTTCAGAATATTGCAGTTTTAGAGAGGTGGTTTAAGGAgttaaagaaaaacatctcaaaGTATAGGCCAGAAGATCTTACAATAACTTTAGCTGAGAAATCCGTTATCATGGAAGAAAACAACGCAGCAATGGAAAGGCAGATATCAGAGCTCAATTACACCCTCTCAAACCTTCAGGAAAACTATTCCGATCTGCTGCGGTACATGGAGGAATGCAATTGCCAGAGAGTATCTACTGACACTGATGGACTGGAGGAAGATCCAAGGAATAGCACTTACTCCCTTGAAGACATCCAGCCAAAGGATATGAAGCGCTTGGAGTCTGTTTTCAGAGATTTCTTCAAGAGTGAAATTGAAGAGCTCTCCTCGGCTATTCCATCCATCCATTTGTCTCTGAACCTCCGCCAAGAAGAGAACAGACAGCTTCAGTCACAGGTTATGGCTTTTTCAGAAGACTTAGGCTTGCTGAAGAAGAAAGACGAAGAAATTCATCGACACATCAAGTATCTCAACAGTTCTTTTAGCTCTCTCTTGAAAGATGCAATGCGGCACGAAGAAGCACTGGAGGCTTTACTGAGACATGAATTTCTGGATATCTTTTTTGAAGATGACTTTAGTAGCCTAATACCATCAGTATTTCAGCTGCAAGAATCTCTCAGATACTTCTCAGATAAACTGCAAGAACAAAATGTGACTTTAGAATCTCTTAAGAAGAGATTTCATCCCTCGGAGAGACGTCACCAGAATAATCATGATGCTCACACACCACCTAAGCACCCCAAGGAGGAAACACAAACCTCCTCTACTCTACATGAAGTCAGCAGCCAACGCAGCATCATAGAACACATGGAGCCTAACTATGAGGCTGCCAAAGATGACTCCTTGGATAGCTCAACTTACAATGACATCACGACTCTGAAGAATGATATCAAACACCTGAGCCTGGCAATCAAGAGGCATGAATCCAGAGGTGATGTGACTCTCTGCTGCAATCATACAATAGCAAATGCAATTGAGCCACTCAACATTTCTGTAGAAACTCTTTCTGCAGATTTAGCAACCATGAAGCGGAATCTGGAGGAACATCTGGTGacttttaaaaagctatttGGAAGTAACGAAGAATTAGGTGCCTCAAATATAAGTGTGGATGTTACAAAGATTCAGTCAATGCtgaacaaaaaaggaagaaggcaACAGAAGGGTCAAGAGAAGCCACGAGACAAGAAAAGGCCtgagaagcacagagaaaatacacaaacaatAAGTGGAAGAAATGCACTGCAGACAGAACTTGTGCAAAAAG attcATTGGTGGCATTCCACGTGGGATTCTCAGAAagaaaggataaagaaaaaacagtgagGTTTAATGAAACGTACCTCAATTATGGAAACAGCTATTTCTCTGAACACGGCCACTTTAAAGCACCGCACAAAGGTGTCTACCTGTTTGTCATCTCTGTGGAGTTCAGCTCAGGACCAGCACTGGGACAACTCTCCTTCAGCCGTGGGTACAAAAGAACTCTCTCAAGCAGCCAGAGGAAAACCCCACATGGGAACACCGTGACTTCTTTTGCTATGGCAGAAATGGAGAAGGGGGAGACAGTGTGCTTTGAATTGCTGCAAGGTTCTGTAGTGAAACGAAGCCCACCTGGGACAACTATGGGTGGATTCCTAATATCTAAAACTTGA